The Devosia sp. SD17-2 genome includes a region encoding these proteins:
- a CDS encoding TetR/AcrR family transcriptional regulator, whose amino-acid sequence MSTLSNSPYHHGNLRQVLLETALSILAREGEAGLGLRDLARAVGVSAAAPYRHFDSRAALLEALAVTGFQRFAARMREVIDSQPDDVLAAMGKTYVVFALQNPNLFRLMFSPQLKKDARPGLRMAADAAFETLREAVGGEDAAARTRTLAAWAKVHGLAVLLLDGQIAIRAGEDTETLIARIIESL is encoded by the coding sequence ATGTCAACTTTATCAAATAGCCCTTATCATCACGGCAATCTGCGGCAGGTCCTGCTCGAAACCGCCCTCTCCATCCTTGCCCGCGAGGGAGAGGCGGGGCTCGGCCTGCGCGATCTCGCCCGGGCTGTTGGCGTATCGGCGGCCGCGCCCTATCGTCACTTTGATAGCCGGGCAGCCCTGCTCGAGGCTCTGGCGGTCACGGGCTTCCAGCGCTTTGCTGCGCGCATGCGCGAGGTGATCGACAGCCAGCCTGATGATGTGCTGGCCGCCATGGGCAAGACTTATGTCGTCTTTGCCCTCCAAAACCCGAACCTCTTCCGGCTGATGTTCTCGCCGCAATTGAAAAAGGATGCCCGGCCCGGCCTGCGCATGGCTGCTGACGCGGCTTTCGAAACGCTGCGGGAGGCAGTTGGCGGCGAGGATGCGGCAGCCCGCACAAGAACCCTTGCCGCCTGGGCCAAGGTCCACGGCCTTGCCGTCCTGCTGCTTGATGGGCAGATCGCCATCCGCGCCGGTGAGGATACAGAGACGCTCATTGCCCGGATCATCGAGAGCCTGTGA
- a CDS encoding DUF2214 family protein encodes MDWSFILACAHHVAVFALVGVFAAEFALIRPGLSAAQVSQLSKIDAAYGGLAVLVIIVGVIRVWFGTGDPGYYLGNWAFWAKIGAFTIMGVLTIPPTLAIRKWLKAGQGAPPAGEIAAARRYVHLQAVALVFVPIFAAAMARGYGA; translated from the coding sequence ATGGACTGGAGCTTTATCCTTGCCTGCGCCCACCATGTCGCGGTGTTTGCCCTGGTGGGCGTTTTCGCGGCCGAGTTCGCGCTCATCCGCCCCGGCCTTTCGGCAGCACAGGTCAGCCAGCTCTCGAAGATTGACGCGGCCTATGGAGGACTGGCGGTGCTGGTCATCATCGTTGGCGTCATCCGTGTCTGGTTCGGCACCGGCGATCCCGGGTATTACTTGGGCAATTGGGCCTTCTGGGCCAAGATCGGCGCCTTCACTATCATGGGCGTTCTCACCATTCCGCCGACGCTCGCCATACGGAAATGGCTCAAGGCCGGGCAGGGGGCACCACCCGCCGGCGAGATTGCAGCCGCACGGCGCTATGTGCATCTCCAGGCAGTGGCGCTGGTATTTGTCCCCATTTTCGCCGCCGCCATGGCGAGGGGCTATGGGGCCTGA
- the nth gene encoding endonuclease III — translation MATAKKVKKLSRADAEAIFTRFHEIEPEPKGELDYVNAFTLLVAVVLSAQATDVGVNRATKNLFQLAPTPAAMVALGVEGIETEIKTIGLYRNKAKFVYALSQQLIEKHGGEVPDVREALEALPGVGRKTANVVLNIFFKQPTIAVDTHLFRVGNRTGLAPGATPLAVELALEKQVPERFMLHAHHWLILHGRYICKARKPECWRCPIAQWCRFEPKTENPARS, via the coding sequence ATGGCAACCGCGAAAAAAGTTAAGAAATTGAGCCGCGCCGACGCCGAGGCCATCTTTACCCGCTTTCACGAGATCGAGCCGGAGCCCAAGGGCGAGCTCGATTACGTCAATGCCTTTACCCTTCTCGTCGCGGTGGTCCTGTCTGCCCAGGCTACCGACGTTGGGGTAAATCGCGCTACGAAGAATTTGTTCCAGCTCGCCCCCACGCCGGCTGCCATGGTGGCCCTCGGCGTCGAGGGGATCGAGACCGAAATCAAGACCATCGGGCTCTATCGCAACAAGGCGAAATTCGTCTACGCGCTCTCCCAGCAGCTGATCGAAAAGCACGGTGGCGAGGTACCCGACGTGCGCGAGGCGCTCGAGGCCCTGCCCGGCGTCGGCCGCAAGACGGCCAATGTGGTGCTGAACATTTTCTTCAAGCAACCCACCATTGCGGTCGACACGCATTTGTTCCGGGTAGGCAATCGCACCGGGCTCGCGCCGGGGGCAACGCCATTGGCGGTGGAGCTGGCGCTCGAGAAGCAGGTGCCGGAGCGTTTCATGCTCCATGCCCACCACTGGCTGATCCTGCATGGTCGCTACATCTGCAAGGCACGAAAGCCTGAATGCTGGCGGTGCCCCATCGCCCAATGGTGCCGGTTCGAACCCAAGACCGAAAACCCGGCCCGCAGCTGA
- a CDS encoding DUF2244 domain-containing protein, whose amino-acid sequence MPMQATTTAPLFSATLRPDRSLRPAGGWVSLIIAAIVAVPFLIAVPDFLLPGAVAFAIAAAALVALSMRQARRDRIIQQITVWPEQIELSLRGPGQERSLARFAPRDVRLVLIRDENERTTAVHLRHGEDNVEIGAFLSSDDKASFARAFGQALRRARRAA is encoded by the coding sequence ATGCCGATGCAAGCCACAACCACTGCTCCGCTCTTTTCCGCCACGCTGCGACCCGACCGTTCGCTGCGCCCGGCCGGCGGCTGGGTGTCGCTGATCATTGCCGCCATTGTCGCTGTCCCCTTCCTGATCGCGGTGCCGGATTTCCTGCTGCCGGGTGCCGTCGCATTCGCCATTGCCGCCGCTGCGCTGGTGGCGCTGAGCATGCGCCAGGCCCGGCGCGACCGGATCATCCAACAGATCACCGTCTGGCCCGAGCAGATCGAGCTGTCATTGCGTGGCCCCGGTCAGGAGCGCAGCCTCGCGCGTTTTGCCCCGCGTGACGTGCGCCTCGTGCTCATCCGCGACGAGAATGAACGCACCACTGCCGTCCACCTCCGCCATGGCGAGGACAATGTCGAGATCGGAGCTTTCCTCAGTTCCGACGACAAGGCGAGCTTTGCCCGCGCGTTCGGCCAGGCGCTGCGCCGGGCGCGCCGCGCCGCCTGA
- a CDS encoding bifunctional helix-turn-helix domain-containing protein/methylated-DNA--[protein]-cysteine S-methyltransferase, translating to MNQLGTLVPRDDYDIIRAAIRYLSETGPDATDLGAFARAMGLSERQLTELFRRWCGLSPKSFAQAVALDHAKSLLRGQASVLDTTYEVGLSSTSRLHDLFVAYEAMPPGVFRAGGAGLDMIWGVAPSPFGTAVMTATEYGVSGLGFADAETSVDEAFADLANRWPNARFVRDDLSIAPLVAQIFEPGRWSAEQPVRVVLIGTDFEVQVWDRLLKIPMGQATTYSSVAQSIGRPKASRAVGAAVGKNPISFVVPCHRVVGTSGALTGYHWGVPRKRAILGWEAGVISAAH from the coding sequence ATGAACCAGCTCGGCACACTGGTCCCCCGGGACGATTACGACATTATCCGCGCCGCCATCCGCTACCTCAGCGAAACCGGGCCTGACGCCACCGATCTCGGCGCCTTTGCCCGCGCGATGGGCCTGAGTGAACGCCAGCTGACCGAGCTGTTTCGGCGCTGGTGCGGCCTCAGCCCAAAAAGCTTTGCCCAGGCGGTGGCGCTTGACCATGCAAAGTCCCTGCTGCGGGGACAGGCCAGCGTCCTCGACACCACCTATGAGGTGGGGCTCAGCTCAACCTCGCGGCTGCACGATCTCTTTGTCGCCTATGAAGCCATGCCACCGGGCGTGTTCCGCGCAGGCGGGGCAGGGCTCGACATGATCTGGGGCGTGGCCCCTTCACCCTTCGGCACGGCGGTGATGACGGCGACTGAATATGGTGTGTCGGGGCTGGGATTTGCCGATGCGGAGACGAGCGTCGATGAGGCGTTTGCCGATCTGGCTAATCGCTGGCCCAATGCCCGTTTCGTGCGGGACGATCTGAGCATCGCGCCTCTTGTGGCGCAGATCTTCGAGCCTGGGCGCTGGTCGGCGGAACAGCCGGTGCGGGTGGTGCTGATCGGCACGGATTTTGAGGTGCAGGTATGGGACCGCCTGCTGAAAATCCCGATGGGGCAGGCGACCACCTATTCGAGTGTTGCCCAATCCATCGGAAGACCCAAAGCCTCTCGGGCCGTGGGTGCGGCGGTGGGCAAGAACCCGATCAGCTTCGTCGTGCCCTGCCACCGCGTGGTGGGGACCTCAGGCGCGCTGACCGGGTATCACTGGGGCGTACCGCGAAAGCGGGCAATCCTGGGCTGGGAGGCCGGGGTGATTTCGGCGGCGCATTGA